A part of Amycolatopsis lurida genomic DNA contains:
- a CDS encoding DNA cytosine methyltransferase, translating to MTWTTYHEFAGFGGDTIGVLRVPGTRGVLAANHNEAAIDTHALNHPEMDHYRGDIAKEDIGRFPRVDFFASTPSCPPWTDARGQKRDFDQSTQGVLFDPVRGPKALNPDTARARALMEEIPRYLQAMNRRGKPVLGGLVENVVQVVKWDQFKRWRGEIVAEGYRTRMIALNAMHVTGPTLGKVAQSRNRFFLAYWHESLGRDPDWDKWLRPKAYCPVCDEMVAAVQVFKDPRTKMGVYGIKHGQYVYRCPHRSCRHQIVEPGVLPASGIIDWSLDPGPKIGDRADHGKDPLQPTTMARIEAGLARHVGALLTPAGGTWRTDATSVDVPLPTRTTRDNDALVCPPLLVSCAARAGVDTATTVADPMRTQTCRRETAVVVPPFISIQRNGGSATAAYPVHGPIPTVSAEGNHHGLVGPPTRAEQVEFLMAYYGNGGTQDTDRPIGTLTTRDRYALVGGTPPVEQCTFRMLEPHEIGAGMGFPPGYKIPPHVAKSKRKVVRGYGNAVPPAMSEVIASAVIETFSGEPLDPAA from the coding sequence ATGACCTGGACCACCTATCACGAGTTCGCCGGTTTCGGCGGGGACACCATCGGTGTGCTGCGGGTGCCCGGCACGCGGGGCGTGCTGGCGGCGAACCACAACGAAGCCGCGATCGACACGCACGCCCTGAACCACCCGGAGATGGACCACTACCGCGGGGACATCGCGAAGGAGGACATCGGGCGGTTCCCGCGCGTGGACTTCTTCGCCTCCACGCCGTCGTGTCCGCCGTGGACGGACGCCCGGGGCCAAAAGCGGGACTTCGACCAGTCGACGCAAGGCGTGCTGTTCGACCCGGTGCGCGGGCCGAAGGCGCTGAACCCGGACACCGCACGGGCACGGGCGCTGATGGAGGAGATCCCGCGCTACCTGCAAGCGATGAACCGGCGCGGGAAACCGGTGCTCGGGGGCCTGGTGGAGAACGTGGTGCAGGTCGTGAAGTGGGACCAGTTCAAGCGCTGGCGGGGCGAGATCGTGGCCGAGGGCTACCGCACCCGCATGATCGCGCTCAACGCCATGCACGTCACCGGCCCCACGCTGGGCAAGGTCGCGCAGTCCCGCAACCGGTTCTTCCTCGCATACTGGCACGAGAGCCTCGGCCGGGACCCGGACTGGGACAAGTGGCTGCGCCCCAAGGCCTACTGCCCGGTGTGTGACGAGATGGTGGCCGCGGTGCAGGTGTTCAAGGACCCGCGCACCAAGATGGGCGTCTACGGGATCAAGCACGGGCAGTACGTCTACCGGTGCCCGCACCGCTCGTGCCGCCACCAGATCGTGGAACCCGGTGTCCTGCCCGCCTCGGGCATCATCGACTGGTCGCTGGATCCCGGGCCGAAGATCGGCGACCGTGCCGACCACGGCAAGGACCCGCTCCAGCCCACCACGATGGCCCGCATCGAGGCCGGGCTCGCCCGCCACGTCGGCGCACTGCTCACCCCGGCCGGCGGCACCTGGCGCACCGACGCCACCAGCGTCGATGTGCCGCTGCCGACCAGGACCACGCGGGACAACGACGCGCTCGTGTGCCCGCCCCTGCTCGTGTCGTGCGCGGCACGGGCCGGAGTCGACACCGCCACCACCGTGGCGGACCCGATGCGGACGCAGACCTGCCGCCGGGAGACCGCGGTGGTGGTGCCGCCGTTCATCTCCATCCAGCGCAACGGCGGATCAGCCACCGCCGCCTATCCCGTCCACGGGCCGATTCCGACCGTGTCGGCCGAGGGCAACCACCATGGCCTGGTCGGTCCGCCGACCCGAGCCGAGCAGGTCGAGTTCCTGATGGCCTACTACGGCAACGGCGGCACCCAGGACACCGACCGTCCGATCGGGACACTCACCACCCGCGACCGCTACGCGCTCGTCGGCGGCACCCCGCCGGTGGAGCAGTGCACGTTCCGCATGTTGGAACCGCACGAGATCGGGGCGGGCATGGGGTTCCCGCCCGGCTACAAGATCCCGCCGCATGTCGCGAAGTCCAAGCGCAAGGTCGTGCGCGGCTACGGCAACGCCGTGCCCCCGGCCATGTCCGAGGTGATCGCCTCGGCCGTGATCGAGACCTTCTCCGGCGAACCGCTCGACCCCGCCGCCTGA
- a CDS encoding FtsK/SpoIIIE domain-containing protein yields MAHDDTTPHGTGDNSTTGPAPAGPEQAGTDQPDTRATVVPFRRPEPGPAPATIDGEVVEPGTGLEVGAARETFGTRVLHGTGRILAGPSDETRARLAVATVDAAHAAGHRVAAGTRSGMRVTGRFGRFLNRHSRIIGKGMEAARQRRRADHDHTDLKAARAEAKDKGDTAAVEALTRQHNESRHVGIDAAQKKAELIWSVTWRAAAALGVLFVVSVVVGGINGFGRWLGVFNANDVLAVWRDALTLLYTVAVVAVTWWWAFPAVWLLLKLSRWWRDGNRLGDQVLPVHLRKQATKNLRVELTESALVNALANIGNSKLNTSIKDGWPHRDTDNAWVQPPMIDGKGWSTKIRLPQGAPVKSVDKAKEMLAHNLACRPMELFIRADADDPTVMDLFRLNPGVLRDPVDPYPLLHEGSTDYWQGFPVGVNLRGEPIVADMPERNFVLAGSPGSGKSTLMQTLLNGAILDPLVDVDVFVFAENNDYEAISPCLNVYSPGAGENNVNAALDHLQELYDDLSARGRLLQKHNVNSVLEAGREVVAREPGLRPRIVVLEECQRLFRQDKPEDRKRIVNLVINLFMASRKYAVHLAFLTPSPSDQSLPRDLVAMSTNRACGAVNGNKARNNAVLGEKAHEEGISALDLKPKTKTSLNDCGTLITVGFMDEPGALRSYYLSPDDQQRIAERALEARGGGANGTAEVVVVRDPLADMLTVLAEMTPREGEQHPRAAAVAAALASRWNHYTGWQIQHVTDVLAEHGYKVPITQRMYPVDPARVADAAAARDSVPAE; encoded by the coding sequence ATGGCGCACGACGACACCACACCCCACGGGACCGGGGACAACAGCACAACCGGACCGGCTCCGGCCGGTCCCGAGCAGGCCGGTACGGACCAACCGGACACGCGGGCGACGGTGGTCCCGTTCCGCCGCCCCGAACCCGGTCCGGCCCCGGCCACGATCGACGGCGAGGTGGTCGAGCCCGGAACCGGTCTGGAGGTCGGTGCGGCCCGGGAGACGTTCGGCACGCGGGTGCTGCACGGCACCGGCCGGATCCTCGCCGGACCGTCGGACGAGACCCGGGCGCGGCTGGCGGTGGCGACCGTGGACGCCGCCCACGCCGCCGGCCACCGGGTCGCGGCAGGGACCCGGTCCGGGATGCGGGTCACCGGCCGGTTCGGCCGGTTCCTGAACCGGCACAGCCGGATCATCGGCAAGGGCATGGAGGCCGCCCGGCAACGCCGCCGCGCGGACCACGACCACACCGACCTCAAGGCCGCCCGGGCCGAGGCGAAGGACAAGGGCGACACCGCCGCGGTGGAGGCGCTGACCCGCCAGCACAACGAGAGCCGCCACGTCGGGATCGACGCCGCGCAGAAGAAGGCCGAGCTGATCTGGTCGGTCACCTGGCGCGCGGCGGCCGCCCTCGGGGTCCTGTTCGTCGTCTCGGTCGTGGTGGGCGGGATCAACGGGTTCGGCCGGTGGCTGGGGGTGTTCAACGCCAACGACGTCCTCGCCGTCTGGCGCGACGCGCTCACCCTGCTCTACACCGTCGCGGTGGTCGCGGTGACCTGGTGGTGGGCGTTCCCCGCCGTGTGGCTGCTGCTGAAACTGTCCCGCTGGTGGCGCGACGGGAACCGCCTCGGGGACCAGGTTCTGCCCGTTCACCTGCGGAAACAGGCCACCAAGAACCTGCGGGTGGAGCTGACCGAGTCCGCGCTGGTGAACGCGCTGGCCAACATCGGCAACAGCAAGCTCAACACCAGCATCAAGGACGGGTGGCCGCACCGCGACACCGACAACGCCTGGGTGCAGCCGCCGATGATCGACGGAAAGGGCTGGTCCACCAAGATCCGGCTCCCGCAAGGCGCGCCGGTCAAGAGCGTCGACAAGGCCAAGGAGATGCTCGCGCACAACCTCGCGTGCAGGCCGATGGAGCTGTTCATCCGCGCCGATGCCGACGACCCCACGGTGATGGACCTGTTCCGGCTCAACCCCGGGGTGCTGCGGGACCCGGTCGACCCGTATCCGTTGCTGCACGAGGGATCCACCGACTACTGGCAGGGTTTCCCGGTCGGGGTGAACCTGCGCGGGGAACCGATCGTCGCGGACATGCCCGAACGGAACTTCGTGCTGGCCGGCTCCCCGGGTTCGGGCAAGTCGACGCTGATGCAAACCCTGCTCAACGGGGCGATCCTGGACCCGCTGGTGGACGTGGATGTGTTCGTATTCGCGGAAAACAACGACTACGAGGCCATCTCACCCTGCCTGAACGTGTACTCCCCGGGCGCCGGGGAGAACAACGTCAACGCGGCGCTGGATCACCTGCAAGAGCTGTACGACGACCTGTCCGCGCGCGGCCGCCTGCTGCAAAAGCACAACGTCAACAGCGTCCTGGAGGCCGGACGCGAGGTCGTCGCCCGTGAACCCGGACTGCGGCCCCGGATCGTGGTCCTGGAGGAATGCCAGCGGCTGTTCCGCCAGGACAAGCCCGAAGACCGCAAACGGATCGTGAACCTGGTGATCAACCTGTTCATGGCCTCCCGCAAATACGCCGTCCACCTGGCGTTTCTCACCCCCAGCCCCTCGGATCAGAGCCTGCCGCGGGACCTGGTGGCGATGTCGACCAACCGGGCGTGCGGGGCGGTCAACGGGAACAAGGCCCGCAACAACGCCGTCCTCGGGGAGAAAGCGCACGAGGAAGGGATTTCCGCGCTGGACCTCAAGCCCAAGACCAAAACCAGCCTCAACGACTGCGGGACGCTGATCACGGTCGGGTTCATGGACGAACCCGGCGCCCTGCGCAGCTACTACCTGTCCCCGGACGACCAGCAGCGCATCGCCGAGCGGGCCCTGGAAGCCCGGGGCGGCGGCGCGAACGGCACGGCCGAGGTCGTGGTGGTGCGGGATCCGCTGGCCGACATGCTCACCGTGCTGGCCGAGATGACCCCGCGCGAGGGCGAGCAGCACCCGCGTGCGGCGGCCGTCGCGGCGGCACTGGCCTCCCGCTGGAACCACTACACCGGGTGGCAGATCCAGCACGTCACCGACGTGCTGGCCGAGCACGGATACAAAGTCCCGATCACGCAGCGTATGTACCCGGTGGACCCGGCGAGGGTCGCCGACGCCGCCGCCGCGCGGGACTCCGTGCCCGCCGAGTGA
- a CDS encoding RapZ C-terminal domain-containing protein, with protein sequence MSPRLEVVSFGYGHEDTPAADITIDVRQRFRDPHTSPALRALTGKHPDVYVKVAAYPGVRDLIAHTYRAALTLASLGPAPVTVAFGCVGGRHRSVVLADLLYRRALGTRLPGGVILQTSIRHCHIDLPVLARQGEPSPDDSGITTVAGEEC encoded by the coding sequence GTGAGCCCCCGGCTGGAGGTCGTGTCGTTCGGGTACGGACACGAGGACACCCCGGCGGCCGACATCACCATCGACGTCCGCCAGCGCTTCCGCGACCCGCACACCTCGCCCGCGCTGCGGGCGCTGACCGGGAAGCATCCCGACGTCTACGTCAAGGTTGCCGCCTATCCCGGCGTCCGCGACCTGATCGCGCACACCTACCGGGCGGCGCTCACCCTGGCCAGCCTCGGCCCGGCCCCGGTCACCGTGGCATTCGGGTGCGTCGGCGGACGGCACCGTTCGGTCGTGCTGGCTGACCTGCTCTACCGGCGCGCCCTCGGCACGAGACTGCCCGGCGGCGTGATCTTGCAGACCTCGATCCGCCACTGCCACATCGACCTGCCCGTGCTGGCGCGGCAAGGCGAACCCAGCCCCGACGACTCCGGCATCACCACGGTGGCCGGAGAGGAGTGCTGA
- a CDS encoding AAA family ATPase, whose product MSPTLIVTIGPCGAGKTRWRRRHAPPGAVVVSLDETRAALSPCGCSGNPAVNAAAVAAGHATTRAVLAAGGTVVWDVTSFLPRFRAELLAIAAEYRARAVGLVILPPLLRVLAQNGRRDGNRCPDCGTARRVADPVVWRMHHDITVALPRLHTEGWTELHYLTLPPYLRPHAHRRFEEAR is encoded by the coding sequence GTGAGCCCGACTCTGATCGTCACGATCGGCCCGTGCGGGGCCGGGAAAACCCGGTGGCGCCGACGGCACGCGCCGCCCGGGGCGGTGGTGGTGTCGTTGGATGAGACCCGCGCGGCGCTCTCGCCCTGTGGCTGCTCGGGAAACCCGGCCGTCAACGCCGCCGCCGTCGCCGCCGGGCACGCCACCACCCGCGCGGTGCTGGCTGCCGGGGGCACGGTCGTGTGGGACGTCACGAGCTTCCTGCCCCGGTTCCGCGCCGAGCTGCTCGCCATCGCGGCCGAGTACCGGGCCCGTGCGGTGGGGCTGGTGATCCTGCCGCCGCTGTTGCGTGTGCTCGCGCAGAACGGCCGCCGAGACGGGAACCGTTGCCCTGACTGTGGAACCGCCCGCCGGGTCGCGGACCCGGTGGTGTGGCGGATGCATCACGACATCACCGTGGCGCTCCCGCGCCTGCACACCGAGGGCTGGACCGAGCTGCATTACCTGACCTTGCCGCCCTACCTCCGTCCCCACGCGCATCGCCGATTCGAGGAGGCACGATGA
- a CDS encoding lytic transglycosylase domain-containing protein — MTLLGKVGAAAALFVIAAVAVGYTKDEGLFNDDVGLAAEAGPGVADIPPAYLARYRAAAGTCPNLDWALLAAIGKVETNHGRLKAPGVSSGANFAGAAGPMQFLPATFAGVRKRHPGLGGNLYDPDHAIPAAAHYLCDSGLARGDAYRAIFAYNHADWYVDKVQAQAAAYRRAA; from the coding sequence ATGACGCTGCTGGGGAAAGTCGGCGCGGCCGCCGCGTTGTTCGTGATCGCCGCGGTCGCCGTCGGCTACACCAAGGACGAGGGCCTATTCAACGATGACGTGGGCCTGGCCGCCGAAGCCGGGCCCGGGGTGGCCGACATCCCGCCCGCCTACCTGGCCCGCTACCGGGCGGCGGCCGGGACATGCCCGAACCTGGACTGGGCGCTGCTGGCCGCGATCGGGAAGGTCGAGACCAACCACGGCCGGCTCAAGGCCCCGGGCGTGTCCTCGGGGGCGAACTTCGCCGGGGCGGCCGGGCCGATGCAGTTCCTGCCCGCCACCTTCGCCGGGGTCCGCAAGCGCCACCCCGGGCTCGGTGGCAACCTCTACGACCCCGACCACGCGATCCCGGCGGCCGCGCACTACCTGTGTGACTCCGGCCTGGCCCGTGGTGACGCGTACCGGGCGATCTTCGCCTACAACCACGCCGACTGGTACGTCGACAAAGTGCAGGCCCAGGCCGCCGCCTACCGGCGCGCCGCCTGA
- a CDS encoding SsgA family sporulation/cell division regulator, with protein sequence MTELIYPATAVLNGQHRVPVSLIYDPADPWAVTLAVGARLWLFARDLLASGVYEPAGHGDVQVRPDTGGAVDAVLVSLSSPSGTAELALPRGTVEALLDAADALVPAGHEEIDWDTEWSHLTEGPAAA encoded by the coding sequence ATGACGGAGCTGATCTACCCCGCCACCGCCGTCCTGAATGGACAGCACCGGGTCCCGGTGTCCCTGATCTACGACCCGGCCGACCCGTGGGCGGTCACTCTCGCCGTCGGTGCGCGGCTGTGGCTGTTCGCCCGGGACCTGCTCGCTTCGGGCGTCTACGAACCCGCCGGGCACGGCGACGTCCAGGTCCGCCCCGACACCGGCGGCGCGGTCGACGCGGTGCTCGTGAGCCTGTCGAGCCCGTCCGGAACCGCCGAACTCGCCCTGCCGCGCGGCACCGTCGAAGCGCTGCTCGACGCCGCCGACGCGCTCGTGCCCGCCGGCCACGAGGAAATCGACTGGGACACCGAGTGGTCCCACCTCACCGAAGGTCCGGCCGCCGCCTGA
- a CDS encoding DUF4417 domain-containing protein — protein MTLSTLGLDHPDVLADTPPPELGGGGTRTSHRWATMPGNWDKLNCRALWPTDNPWGIPALPRATFTPARLVAYNDRRAAATAGPQAAVHFFLDDYRFEVVWSKPERGLSRCATVGAALTPDFSLYRDMPLAMQLWQVYRSRWCGAWLLHHGVTVVPTISWSTADSYDFAFAGIPPRSVVAVSTVGVWRDPVARGLFAAGYAEMLLRLEPTLVLVHGKPPTEQDRGGVPIRCYPSRWDGGDR, from the coding sequence ATGACTCTCTCGACCCTCGGTCTGGACCACCCCGACGTCCTCGCGGACACACCCCCGCCGGAACTCGGAGGCGGCGGGACCCGCACCAGCCACCGGTGGGCGACGATGCCCGGCAACTGGGACAAGCTCAACTGTCGTGCCCTGTGGCCCACGGACAACCCGTGGGGCATCCCCGCTCTGCCGAGAGCCACGTTCACACCTGCTCGGTTGGTGGCCTACAACGACCGGCGCGCCGCCGCCACCGCCGGGCCCCAGGCCGCGGTGCACTTCTTCCTGGACGACTACCGGTTCGAGGTCGTGTGGTCCAAGCCGGAACGCGGCCTATCCCGGTGCGCCACGGTGGGTGCGGCGCTGACCCCGGATTTCAGCCTGTACCGGGACATGCCGCTGGCGATGCAGCTGTGGCAGGTCTACCGGTCACGCTGGTGCGGGGCGTGGCTGCTGCACCACGGCGTCACCGTCGTCCCCACCATCAGCTGGTCCACAGCGGACTCCTACGACTTCGCGTTCGCCGGGATCCCGCCCCGCTCAGTGGTCGCGGTCTCCACCGTCGGGGTGTGGCGCGACCCCGTGGCGCGCGGCCTGTTCGCCGCCGGGTACGCCGAAATGCTGCTCCGGCTGGAACCGACCCTGGTGCTGGTCCACGGCAAACCACCAACCGAGCAGGATCGAGGTGGTGTGCCGATCCGGTGCTACCCGTCGCGCTGGGACGGCGGTGACCGGTGA